The genomic stretch ACGTGTTAAAGTTAATTCAGCCAATGTTTTATATCAAAAATTAAATGCGTTTAAAGACGCGTTCACACGTAATAATTTAACAACAACATTAGGAACAAATTTTGATACTGTTCTTAATGAACTTAATTCTTATAGTCCTAGTGCAGAACAAAAATCAAAACCGGAAGTTATTGACGAAACAAACAAATTGCTTTCAAAAGGATTTGATGTATTTAGAGAAGCGATGACAAACGCAACAAATACACTTCAAACTAATTTATATGATATAAATTCTGAAATCAAGAACTATAACGATGACTTTGCTAATAATTCAAAAACTTTATTAAACGAAACAGAAGTTACAGCTTACCAAGGACTTGTTGCAAATTTACGTGAAAACCAAACTTTTGCTCAGGATAAAGAAAATGTTATAGTTGATTCTTATCTTAATTTTGATCTTACTGATCATTTATTCCAAAATGAATATGTTTTAGAATTTGTTAACAAAATTAATCATTCTAAAGAATTAATTACAGAATTTAAGACAAACTTAAAACAAGATGTTGCAACTCTTATTAATGAAATTTCAATCTTTGATACTTTCTTTAAATCTAAATATACAGAGAATTCAGATTCATTTATTGATAAGTATGAAGCATTAAAAAGTCAGTTTAATTCAAAATTAAAATCAGATTTAGAAGAAGTTAATACTCTTCAAACTAATTTAACTGACACTTCTGGCTCAAGTACTCTTGCCACTTATTCAAGTGCAGCAAAACAATTAAAACAAGATTATGTAGCTTACTTAGCTAAACTAAAAGAAGAAATTCAAAAAACTATTAATTCAAGAGAAAACTTAACTGAAATTTTCAATGAATTATTTACAAATGATATAGGATGAAATAATACAAATCTAGAGGTTTATAACACAATTGTTGCACCTTACAATCAAGAGTTTACCAATATTAATCAAAAATTAAATGCAATTAGTAATGAAGTTTCTGATGTTAATTTAACAGCTTTAAAAGAGTTAGATTCATCAATGGAAACATTTATTGCATGACCAAAAACTCATAAAAATGATTTTGCTTTACAATTAACACAACAAGTAAATGGTAAAGATCGTTATCAAAATATTACAGCAAATGAAACAACAACAATCGAAAAACTTAGTGCGTTTTTAAATTCTTTAGACTCTAATACACAAGAGATTGACATTACCACATATACTAGGTTTTTAGACTTCTTTGATCAATTTGCTTTCACAGCAAAAGATTCACTTGAACCAAGTTCAATTTATAACTTAGTTAACTTTAGAGTCTTTTTAGTGAAAAATGATAGTTCTGAATGATATTCTTCAGTTGCTTCACAAGATGACAGTGTGAAAATTGGTGCATTTAAACTTAAATATGTTTATGAACCACAAAGTTTAAATGTTTATGCTGATAGTTTTGATAGACTTGAAGTAGTTAAAGATAATGTTCAAATTTCATTTAAAACAACAGGAATTATCAAGATTCCAAACGGAAATACATCAATTTTTTACGATGCAAGTGATTCAACAAAAATTGGTAAAGTAAATAAACTTAAAGTATTAAATGTTCGTGAAGCTGGTTGAAATGTTACAACAAGAGAACAAGCAATCACCAAAGCAATTGATGTCTTTAAGAAAATGGTTGTTGAAAAACAAAATGATCCTGATTTTGCTCAAAACAATAAATTTAAATTCCAATTACAAGATCTTTCTATTTTAGATTCTTATGTTCAAGTTAAATCTTATCTTGATGAACAAAGAATGAGATTTTATGTCAACGAAGATACCAAGGAAATTGTTATTGCTCACTTAACACCAAGTAGCATGACTTCTTTCCCACCAGGTTCTGGAAATTTATCTGTTTCTTGAGATAATACTAAGACTTTCTGAAAAGTTCGTCAAGGAGTATATAATGCCGAACTTACAATGCCAGCTGCCTTACTTTCTGCAATTCGTTTCTCATTTGAATTTGACCCAGACACAGGAGATTTATTCATTTATAACACATGATTAGAATCTATGGCAGTTATTAAGAATAGATTAACATTAACAAATCAGCAAAGTACAATTACAAGATCTCAATTTGCTGATGAATTAATGGCCTCACTTGATACTGACAAAACATGAATTAAAATTACTCCTTATAGGTCAGGAGAAGCAGATAGACTTAAAAGAGGTAAATCTTCATTATTAATTAAAGGTGATAGTGAAGGTGTTAATTCATCAAAAACTAGACAATGAGTTACTGAGATTACAAGTACAAAATATGGTTGATTTGACGCATTTAGTCGTTCAGGATTTAATTATGTTGGATACAATATAGGGACAAATCCTTATTCTGCTAATGGTAATCCAATTGTATATGGTGGAAATGACCTTGCTCATAAATTACCTCTTTCTTCTGCTGGTATTCTTGAATTTGAATACAAAATTAGATAGTAAAATCATAAAAAATAACCACATTAAACTAGGACAATAAAAATTAACATTCCTTCGAATGTTAATTTTTTATATTTTTAAAGGAGAAAAAATGGGTAAACATTTTACAGAAGAACAAGAAAAAGAAATTTATAATACATTTTTTCAATTAGGTAAAAAGGATGCGATTGAACTGATGTATAAATATGGTGCAAAAGCAAAAGATAAATATGTGAAAGCGAGATTACGAAGAATATTAAAACATTATAATTGTAATATGAATAAAAAACCAAGAAAGCCTGGAACCGGTAGGTCAAGAAAAGTGAAAGAACAAGATATAAATTGAGACATTTTTACACGAGAAGATTTAATTGAAATTGCAAAAAGATATAGAGAAATTACAAAAGATAAATTTAAAACAGAGAAAGTTCAAGAGGCATCACATATTAGTATAGTTTCGTATAAACTTGCTATTTTGTTGTCTCTTTGTAGACAAACAATATCCAAACATAAAAGAAACAATTTTGCTCCTAGAATTAAATCCAGAAAAATAAAGTACCAAGACTTGATTATTGATTCATTTAAACAAAATAGATCTAAATATGGTAGACAAAAATTAAAATATTTTATCTTAAAGCACTATAAAATAGACATAAACGAAAGAACTCTGGGAAGATATATGAATGCCTTAGGTTTATTTTGCAATGTCAGAAAAAGAAAAAAACTAAAAGAAGTAAAGAATACATCTGTCATAAAAGAAAACATTGTTAATAGAGATTATAATGATGTATATAACAGAAATATATATGCTACTGATGTAACATATCTTCCAGCGACAAAAGATGCAATAAACAATAATGTTTATCTTTCAGTAGTAATTAAACATAAAACTAAAGAAATAATTAGTTTTTCTCTTTCTAAATTTAATGATTCCAAATTAATTTACAAAACATTTGAAAATGTTGATTTTGAAAAAAGTTTTATATTACATTCAGATCATTGCTCAACTTATACATCTGATGATTTTTCTCGTTTTATTCAAAATAAAGGTGGAATAATTTCACTTTCAAAAGTAGGAAATAGTTTAGATAATAGAGTTGTGGAATATTGATTTTCAAATTTAAAAACTGAATTAATTAGAG from Mycoplasmopsis gallopavonis encodes the following:
- a CDS encoding IS3 family transposase, which produces MLIFYIFKGEKMGKHFTEEQEKEIYNTFFQLGKKDAIELMYKYGAKAKDKYVKARLRRILKHYNCNMNKKPRKPGTGRSRKVKEQDINWDIFTREDLIEIAKRYREITKDKFKTEKVQEASHISIVSYKLAILLSLCRQTISKHKRNNFAPRIKSRKIKYQDLIIDSFKQNRSKYGRQKLKYFILKHYKIDINERTLGRYMNALGLFCNVRKRKKLKEVKNTSVIKENIVNRDYNDVYNRNIYATDVTYLPATKDAINNNVYLSVVIKHKTKEIISFSLSKFNDSKLIYKTFENVDFEKSFILHSDHCSTYTSDDFSRFIQNKGGIISLSKVGNSLDNRVVEYWFSNLKTELIRDLNIKAMTLSELEKVISNYVHWYNKFRIQSCLNWKTPYEYSMGLSNLINC